The Magnetococcus marinus MC-1 genome contains the following window.
TGACTCGCCTGCTACAAGATATTGAAAACGGGAAAGTGGACTGTGTTTGCGTGTACAAAATTGATAGGCTTTCCCGCTCCCTGGTCGACTTCACTAAGATGATCGACCTATTCGACAAACACGGGGTCACCTTCATCAGCATCACCCAGTCCTTCAATACCACCACCTCTATGGGTAGACTGACCCTAAATATCCTCTTGAGCTTTGCGCAGTTTGAGCGTGAGATCGCGGCAGAGCGCATCCAGGATAAGTTTGCAGCCTCAAGGCGCAAGGGCATGTGGATGGGGGGACACCCTATTCTCGGATATGATATCCAAAACCGCGCTCTGGTGATCAACCAACAGGAGGCCGACCAGGTCCGCTTCATCTTCCAACGCTACAGTGAATGCGGCTCCCCTACCATCACTCTCAAGGGTATGGCGGATAAGGGCATCACCAACAAGACCTGGACCAACGGGTCTGGCAAGCTTCGGATTGGGACTCCCTTTAACAAGAGCACCCTCAACCGACTCCTGAAAAACCGGGTTTACATCGGTGAAGTCGTTCACAAAGGCAACATTTATCCGGGGCTGCATGAGGCCATCATTAGTCAGGAGCTCTGGGACAAGGTCGAGCAGACCATCAAGTTGAACAACCGGCCCAACAGCATTATCCCAAAAGGGCAAACACCTTTCCCACTCCGGGGTCTGGTACACTGCAAACACTGCGGCATGGCCATGACGCCAACCCAGACCAAGAAAAACGGCCAGGTTCAATATCGCTACTACAGTTGCAGCGGTGCTCGAAAAGGGGTCACTGAAAACTGCCCATTGCCCAACGTACCCGCTGGCGATATCGAGCGCTTGGTGCTTGCACAAGTTCAAAACTTGGTCAACAGCCCGGAGGTACTGGCCAAAACCATCTTCTTGGTCAAAGCCCAGGAGCCTGCCATTCCAGAGCATGAGATCATCGGACTTCTGGCCTCCATCTCTCCTGTGTGGGATGAGCTCTTTCCCCTGGAACAGAACCGTTTGCTTAAGCTCTTGGTCAAGTCCATCGACCTCTCAGAACAGGGGGCCGATCTGTTTCTTAACGTCGAGGGCATTCACACTCTCGTTCATGAATTGGAGGCCGCATAATGGATATGACTTTATCACAGGATGGAACCACCCTGCACATTCATATCCCTATGCGGTTGCGCCGCCACGGCGGAAAAAAAATGATCGTCACCTCCGACGGAGAGCATATCACGCCTTCCCCTGCCCCGCTGCCCAGTGCTCAGTTGGATGATCCGCTGGTGAAAGCCCTGATCAAAGCGCGGCGCTGGCAGAAACAGTTGGAAGAGGGCGAGATTGGGACCATCAAAGAGTTGGCCGAAAAGGAAGGGGTCGACAGCTCCCTGCTCTCTCGCACCCTACGGCTCAACGCGTTAGCTCCCGATATCGTGAGTGCCATAATGACAGGAACAGCGCCTAACCAGGTCAGTCTTGAATCCCTGCGTCAGACCATACCCCACGCTTGGGAGGAGCAGAGGATTCTATTTGGTATGGCTTTAGTCCATCAACCAATATAATTCCGCCCCCATCTCACAAGAAGCTGATTGATAGTATCTTTATCACATACAGCAGGGTCAAAATCTTCTACAACCCATTCTTGATACTCCTCATAGCTGGGATGTTCAGGATCTTTCCAGCCTTCAAGAAATTCTGCATAGCCCCAGACACCACCGATATCATCCGGCGGGCAAGCCCGCTTCCCTGTCAATAGACATGGATACACACTGTCTGGCGATACTGGTTCTACTTTTTCTATTTCGATTTTGTGTTGCCAGTTATCGCCAAAGTCGTACACATAAGAAAATTTTTTCACCCCTCTTCCCAAGACTGTACGTAACATGATCTGATCCTCGGGTAGGATGTCAGCAAAGCTATCAAATTCAGGATCAGGAACACCATAGTTCCTTTCACCCACTTGAAACTCATGGAGATGACTATTATCCCATCCCATTGAAATTTGGATAAGTTCATGCAGATCAAATAGGGTAAAAGAATCCAGCACAAGGATCCTGCGCCAAATCGGTGGTCGAATCCTCTCCAGAGTGATTTTGAGCGTGATGCCTTTAGGCTTTCTGATTTTATTTGCCATTTCACACACCTCTAATGTGGAATGAATTCATCCAGTTCAGGTTGGCATTCAGTATCGTTTGCTACCAATATTAACCGAAAGGGATGTGAAAACCAATTTTTGAGCATTTTTATATCCTGCTGATTTTGTGACTATTCTCCCCGACCTTCAACGGAGGTCGGATTTCAGAAAGTCCTTGGCGACAGAGACAGAGAGAGGAAAAGGTAGGGAAAAGAGATGGATGGCACCCTACCCCGACCTGCTCTACGAGGCTCGGTAATTTGGACAGGTTGCTAACGCTTGGAATCATTGCAGAATTTTGGTACAAAAAAAGCCACTCTTGCGAGTGGCTTATAGAGAGAAATCTATAACGATTTCTTATGGTTGCGGGAGAGGGATTTGAACCCCCGACCTTCGGGTTATGAGCCCGACGAGCTACCGGGCTGCTCCATCCCGCGTCAAAATAGTATAAGGATTTCCGGCGGTGTCCTACTTTCCCACGTCTTAAGACGCAGTATCATCGGCGCTAAGGGGCTTAACTTCCGAGTTCGGGATGGGATCGGGTGTGACTCCCTCGCTATCTCTACCGGAAATCCTTATCTTGAGGGCCATCACCATAGAGGGGGCCGATATGTTTGGTCCGAACCGGGTTTAACCGGGTGAGTTGGACAACTGAGGGGAATGGGCTGCGGCTGTGGTATATATAGAAGTCAGTGGATCGATTAGTACAGGTTAGCTGCATGGGTTACCCCACTTCCACATCCTGCCTATCAACGTGGTGGTCTTCCACGGATCTCATAGGGAAAATTCATCTTGAGGTGGGTTTCCCGCTTAGATGCTTTCAGCGGTTATCCCTTCCAAGCGTAGCTACCGGGCGATGCCGTTGGCACGACAACCCGAACACCAGAGGCTTGTCCACTCCGGTCCTCTCGTACTAGGAGCAGATCCTCTCAATTTTCCAAACGCCCACGGCAGATAGGGACCGAACTGTCTCACGACGTTCTGAACCCAGCTCGCGTACCGCTTTAATTGGCGAACAGCCAAACCCTTGGGACCAACTACAGCCCCAGGATGCGATGAGCCGACATCGAGGTGCCAAACCTCCCCGTCGATGTGAACTCTTGGGGGAGATCAGCCTGTTATCCCCGGAGTACCTTTTATCCGTTGAGCGACGACCCTTCCTCTCGGAATCGCCGGATCACTATGACCTACTTTCGTACCTGCTCGACTTGTCAGTCTCACAGTCAGGCTCGCTTATGCCATTACACTCTACGGTTGATTTCCGACCAACCTGAGCGAACCATCGTGCGCCTCCGTTACTGTTTGGGAGGCGACCGCCCCAGTCAAACTACCCACCATGCACTGTCCTGACGCCGGATAACGGCGCGCAGTTAGATACCAAAGAGAGCCAGGGTGGTATTTCAAGGGTGGCTCCACATGAGCTGGCGCTCACGCTTCAAAGCCTCCCACCTATCCTACACAAACTGTCTCTAGTACCAATGCAAAGCTATAGTAAAGGTTCACGGGGTCTTTCCGTCTTGCCGCGGGTATGCTGCATCTTCACAGCAAATTCAATTTCACTGAGCCTCTGATAGAGACAGCGGGGAAGTCGTTACGCCATTCGTGCAGGTCGGAACTTACCCGACAAGGAATTTCGCTACCTTAGGACCGTTATAGTTACGGCCGCCGTTTACTGGGGCTTCGATTCAGAGCTTGCACCCCTCCTCTTAACCTTCCAGCACCGGGCAGGCGTCAGACCCTATACTTCATCTTGCGATTTAGCAGAGTCCTATGTTTTTGGTAAACAGTCGCTCCCCCCTAGTCACTGCGGCCCCCTTCTGCTCCAGCCGTAAAGGCCTTCACATACAAGAGGCACCCCTTCTCCCGAAGTTACGGGGCAATTTTGCCGAGTTCCTTTACCAGAGTTCTCTCACACGCCTTAGAATTCTCATCCCACCCACCTGTGTCGGTTTGGGGTACGGTCTCTCATAACCTGAAGCTTAGAGGCTTTTCTTGGAAGCTTGGAATCAATCAGTTCGCCTAGTGGCTCCACATCACGCCTCAGTCTTAACAGTCCGGATTTACCTAGTCTGTCAACCTACACGCTTGTCCCGGGACTACCAACGCCCGGTAGATCTATCCTTCTCCGTCCCCCCATCGCAGTTATAAGAGGTACAGGAATATTAACCTGTTTCCCATCGGTTACGCATCGTATGCCTCACCTTAGGGGCCGACTAACCCTACGCGGAATAGCCTTGCGTAGGAAACCTTGGGTTTTCGGCGTCAAGGATTCTCACCTTGATTATCGTTACTCATGTCAGCATTCTCACTTCCGATACCTCCACCGCTCCTCTCGGTACGGCTTCAACGGCTTACGGAACGCTCTCCTACCATGCCTCGCGGCATCCATATCTTCGGTGCATACTTTGAGCCCCGTTATATTTTCGGCGCAGGACCACTCGACCAGTGAGCTATTACGCTTTCTTTAAAGGGTGGCTGCTTCTAAGCCAACCTCCTGGCTGTCAGGGCATTCCCACATCCTTTCCCACTTAAGTATGACTTGGGGACCTTAGATGATGGTCTGGGCTTTTTCCCTCTCGACTACGGACCTTAGCACCCGCAGTCTGTCTCCCGAACTATAACATGACCGGTATTCGGAGTTTGGTTAGGTTTGGTAAGGCTTTGGGCCCCCCTAGCCCATCCAGTGCTCTACCCCCGGCATGCCAATTCGAGGCACTACCTAAATAGTTTTCGGAGAGAACCAGCTATTTCCGAGTTTGTTTAGCCTTTCACTCCTACCCACAGTTCATCCCCCCATTTTTCAACATAGGTGGGTTCGGTCCTCCAGTGCGTGTTACCGCACCTTCAACCTGACCATGGGTAGATCACTCGGTTTCGGGTCTAATCTACGAAACTTAACGCCCTATTCAGACTCGCTTTCGCTTCGCCTACACTTTCGCTTAAGCTTGCTACGCAGATTAACTCGCTGACCCATTATACAAAAGGTACGCCGTCAGGCTTATCTTATAGCCCTCCGACTGCTTGTAAGCATACGGTTTCAGGTTCTATTTCACTCCCCTTATCGGGGTTCTTTTCACCTTTCCCTCACGGTACTGGTTCACTATCGGTTGCCAAGTAGTATTTAGGCTTGGAGGGAGGGCCCCCCATGTTCAGACAGGATTTCACGTGTCCCGCCCTACTCTTCGTATCCCTCATACACGCCCTTTCACCTAAAGGACTTTCACCCACTATGGTCCAACTTTCCAGTTGGTTCGGCTAAAACATGTATGATTTATGATACTGGCCTGGTCCCCGTTCGCTCGCCGCTACTTAGGGAATCTCAATTGATTTCTGTTCCTACGGGTACTTAGATGTTTCAGTTCCCCGCGTTCGCTCTAATAGCCTATTTATTCAGCTAGTAGTGACGGGATTTCATCCCGCCGGGTTTCCCCATTCGGAAATCTCCGGGTCAAAGCCTGCTCGCGGCTCTCCGAAGCTTATCGCAACGTGCTACGTCCTTCATCGCCTCTTGGCACCAAGGCATCCACCGTATGCCCTTCGTTTACTTCTACTGTGTCTAACACAGCTACATACCCATTCCACTCAATTGTCAAAGATCACATCCACGACCAAAAGCCTACCTCTCGGTAAGCTCTCTGTGAATTCGGTATCCATTGATGTGGGTTTCGGTGAGTCGTCAAAATGATCGACCTGGTAAGATGACTCTGCTCATAGCTCTCGCTATTCGCTGCATCATTCTCCCTAGAAAGGAGGTGATCCAGCCGCAGGTTCCCCTACGGCTACCTTGTTACGACTTCACCCCAGTCGCTGATCTTACCGTAGACAGCTCCCCCCTCGAAAGGTTAGGCCACCGGCTTCGGGTAAAACCAACTCCCATGGTGTGACGGGCGGTGTGTACAAGGCCCGGGAACGTATTCACCGCGGCATGCTGATCCGCGATTACTAGCGATTCCAACTTCATGGAGTCGAGTTGCAGACTCCAATCCGAACTGAGACGGACTTTAAGAGATTCGCTCCACATCACTGCTTCGCCGCCCTCTGTATCCGCCATTGTAGCACGTGTGTAGCCCTGCCCATAAGGGCCATGATGACTTGACGTCATCCCCACCTTCCTCCGGCTTAACACCGGCAGTTCCTCTAGAGTGCCCAACTTAATGATGGCAACTAAAGGCAGGGGTTGCGCTCGTTGCGGGACTTAACCCAACATCTCACGACACGAGCTGACGACAGCCATGCAGCACCTGTCACTTGGTTCTCCGAAAAGCACCCCTACGTCTCCGTAAGGTTCCAAGGATGTCAAAAGCAGGTAAGGTTCTTCGCGTTGCATCGAATTAAACCACATGCTCCACCGCTTGTGCGGGCCCCCGTCAATTCCTTTGAGTTTTAACCTTGCGGCCGTACTCCCCAGGCGGAGTGCTTATCGTGTTAACTTCGTAGCCGCAGGGGTCGATACCCGCAACTACTAGCACTCATCGTTTACGGTGTGGACTACCAGGGTATCTAATCCTGTTCGCTACCCACACTTTCGCGCCTCAGCGTCAATACCGGCCCAGATGGCCGCCTTCGCCTCCGGTGTTCCTCCCCATATCTACGAATTTCACCTCTACACGGGGAATTCCACCATCCTCTACCGGATTCTAGTCTTCCAGTTCCAAAAGCAGTTTCGAGGTTGAGCCCCGAGATTTCACTTCTGGCTTAGATAACCGCCTACGCGCCCTTTACGCCCAGTGATTCCGAACAACGTTTGCCCCCTCCGTATTACCGCGGCTGCTGGCACGGAGTTAGCCGGAGCTTTTTCTGTAGGTACCGTCACTATCTTCCCTACTAAAAGAACTTTACAACCCGAAGGCCTTCATCATTCACGTGGCATTGCTGCGTCAGGGTTTCCCCCATTGCGCAATATTCCCCACTGCTGCCTCCCGTAGGAGTCTGGACCGTGTCTCAGTTCCAGTGTGGCTGATCATCCTCTCAGACCAGCTATGGATCGTCGGCTTGGTAGGCCTTTACCCCACCAACTACCTAATCCAACGCGGACCCCTCCAAATGCGGCCTAAGCCTTTCCCCCTTAGGGATTATGCGGTATTAGCAGTCGTTTCCAACTGTTGTCCCCCACATCTGGGTAGGTCATCCACGCGTTACTCACCCGTGCGCCACTCGTCAGCACCCCGAAGGGCCTGCTACCGTTCGACTTGCATGTGTTAAGCATGCCACCAACGTTCGTTCTGAGCCAGGATCAAACTCTCCACACAAAAAACACACTACGTGTGTAAAGTCTCATCCATTTTTTTTACTGCAAGAACGTAAACTCATTTCATTGAACGAGTTTCGTTTTTGGTTGTATCATCTCCAACAACCTCATCCGAAACCCACACCAATGGATACCAATTTATCAAAGATCGTGGCAGTAGAATCAGGCACAAACCCAATCAACTACCCTGCGCCGCTGCGCTCCGCCATCGCGGTTGCCCTTCCGGGCTGGTCATTTCACTGCTTGTTCCCGACTTGGTGACCGTCCGTGTTACCGTGGTGCCCCCTGTCGAGAACGCAGATACTACGCACCTGACACGCTTTCGTCAAATGAAAAATGCATACTTTTTAATTTTTATTAGTTATGCCAATATATCAATATCTTACAAGCATATGTCGCCCTCAAACAACCTGACATGCTCAAATCCTAACCACGGCTTTGCCTAAAAAATAGATAGGGGGCGTTCGTATGAACGCCCCCTACCCTTCCGCCACCCCATCTTCCCGTACGCTTACTGCCCCACGTTTATCGCTCTACATACGGCCTGGCTCCACACGCTTGGGATCACTTAACCAACCGAACACCCTTAACCATGGTTGCGTAGCGAGATAACAGGCCAGTGACGTTGCTGAGCAACCTTTAGCAGGCTGGCATCAGGATCCACCGCAACCGGATTATCCACCATCTCCAATAATGGAATATCGTTTAGAGAGTCACTATAGAACCAGCTGCCGGTTAAATCCGCCTGATTCTCTTCAAGCCAGCGCTGTAACCGCGTCACTTTGCCTTGTTGAAAACAGGGGATGTCGAAGCTGCGCCCGGTAAACCCCCCTTGAGCATCCTCTTCAACCTCAGTCGCCAACAGATGGGCAACCCCCAACCTTGCCGCAATGGGCGTCGTCAAAAAGCGGTTGGTTGCGGTAATAATCATCAAAGTGTGGCCCTGCTGCCGGTGTTTATCCACCAACGCCTGCGCTTTGGGCTGCATGATTGGGGCGATTTTGCACTCTATGAACTCCGCGA
Protein-coding sequences here:
- a CDS encoding plasmid pRiA4b ORF-3 family protein, which translates into the protein MANKIRKPKGITLKITLERIRPPIWRRILVLDSFTLFDLHELIQISMGWDNSHLHEFQVGERNYGVPDPEFDSFADILPEDQIMLRTVLGRGVKKFSYVYDFGDNWQHKIEIEKVEPVSPDSVYPCLLTGKRACPPDDIGGVWGYAEFLEGWKDPEHPSYEEYQEWVVEDFDPAVCDKDTINQLLVRWGRNYIG
- a CDS encoding recombinase family protein is translated as MTAKHQKIRCAIYTRKSTEEGLDKDFNTMENQRESCSSYITSQKAEGWIELADAYDDPGFSGGTMKRPALTRLLQDIENGKVDCVCVYKIDRLSRSLVDFTKMIDLFDKHGVTFISITQSFNTTTSMGRLTLNILLSFAQFEREIAAERIQDKFAASRRKGMWMGGHPILGYDIQNRALVINQQEADQVRFIFQRYSECGSPTITLKGMADKGITNKTWTNGSGKLRIGTPFNKSTLNRLLKNRVYIGEVVHKGNIYPGLHEAIISQELWDKVEQTIKLNNRPNSIIPKGQTPFPLRGLVHCKHCGMAMTPTQTKKNGQVQYRYYSCSGARKGVTENCPLPNVPAGDIERLVLAQVQNLVNSPEVLAKTIFLVKAQEPAIPEHEIIGLLASISPVWDELFPLEQNRLLKLLVKSIDLSEQGADLFLNVEGIHTLVHELEAA
- a CDS encoding HAD family hydrolase — its product is MTLAIFDLDNTLLGGDSDHLWGTFLAEKGLVSQTEYDRKNDYFFEQYKQGTLDMQAYLAFALQFLGRYPRVQLDAWLAEFIECKIAPIMQPKAQALVDKHRQQGHTLMIITATNRFLTTPIAARLGVAHLLATEVEEDAQGGFTGRSFDIPCFQQGKVTRLQRWLEENQADLTGSWFYSDSLNDIPLLEMVDNPVAVDPDASLLKVAQQRHWPVISLRNHG